The genomic window ACAAGATATACCGACTGTGTAATGCCGATGGAACGAAGCGCCTGCACGGTCGCTTTCGTCAATGCATCCTTCCCGGCATGGCCGGCAAGAAGCACGGCCTCGAACGCGTCATCATGTCTGCCGCGGTCTTCCGCGACACCCGAGCCCTCGTCGAAGAACGCGATGATCCTTGCGGCATACGCAAGCCGCACACAATCCTCATCGGTATACTGTTCCTTCTCGGGCTTCGGGCCCGTGAGCAGCATTCCCGCAGGTGAAATACCGGTCACCGGTGTGGCATACGAATCATCTATCGTCTTGCGATCATCCTCGGAAAGTGAATCGGCGATGCGCTTATCCGCGGTGAGCGACCTCACCGGCACGCATGTCCCCCCGATGGCGGCGGAAAGGAGCGCCACCGGGAGTGCGGCGGGGATCGCCTGTTCCTTCGCTTGAGCGCGCGATACATCGTCCGCGGCAAGTTCGTTCTTTTTCGAGCGATAGCAGATGGCGTACGGGACATTGAGCGCGGAGCGTACGAACGCGAGGAGCGCGCGTTCCGCGTCCTTGGATGAAATATGGTCCTTCGTGAACGCCAGAGAAAGATCGCGGTACGCAGCAAGCGTCCGCTCATAGGCGTTCTTCCTGCCCGCGAGATCGCGAAGCAATGCGGTAATGAGCCACTCATCGTACGAGAACGGCTCATGATAATCACGTGCGGCAAGTTCTGCGAGCATGGTCTCGCGTCGTTCGGAGAGATATACCTCGGCTTTATCGCGCAGGCCCATCGTCAGATCCCGTGCTTTTTCAGGAGCGATGTATAGAGATCGTAATATCTCGATTCGGCGAAACGCTTTATCTTCTCTTCAGGCAGATTGGCGAGAAGCTCATCAAAATAGGACAAGAGTTCCTTCAAGCCCTCACCGGTCGGTACGCTCACGGCAGATGACCCCTTCTGTTTCGTCTGCGGCGTAAGTCCGGACTCGTCGGCGAAACGCTTCAATGCGCCGGTAAGGTCCGCTTCCGATATGGTGCCGTCGAAATCCGGCTTCCCCCGCTTGGCTGCGACGGGCGCGTCTTCCGGTTCCGCGGACAATGTCGGCAGTTCTTCCGGGGGTATCGGCAGCGTATCGGCTATCGGCTGTTCGAAGGCGGGCGCATCCACGCCGCTCTCCTTCATTATCTCGTTCTCGAAATTCATCGACTCAAGCACGTTCGACGAGCTCTGCGCTTCCTTCTGCAGTTTCGCGATATCGGAATCATCGAGCGGTGCTGAAAGATCGGCGGCGAAATTATCCTTCGGCGCTTTGCGCGCGGGTGCGGGTGCGGGAGCGGGCGTATCATCGATCATCGGCGGCAAGTCCGGTGCGGAGTCCATCTTGCGCGAAAGTTCGTCTATATCGTTCTGTATCGCTGATTCATCGATTTCGCTGCTGAGGTCGACCACTTCGGGATCGCGCTGCGCGGGGCGCTCGCGGACGGCATCCTCGCGCTCGCGGCGGGCTTCTTCATCGCTCAGTATCTCATTGAGCTCGTCGCCGGAAAGCGCGATTATCTCATCGCCGGCATCCATGGAAAAAATATCATCGCTCGCTGCCGCACGCCCTTTACGCTCCACCGGGGCTGGCGCTTCCATCGACGGTACTTCGGGGAGCTCAACGGCCGTGCTTGCGGTCGGCACATCGCTCACGTCCTCTACATCGGCAAGTATGTTCTCGAGCTCGCCGTCTGATAGAGATATCGTCTCATCCTCGGTCTCGGCGAAAAATCCGCCTTCTTTGGCGCCTTCCGCCGCCGGCTCGGTCAAGGACGGGAGCGCATCATCAGTACCGATATCGAGGGCTATATCGCTCGCATCGGGAAGATTATCAAGGTCGATCGCGGCATCATCGATGGTAAGCTTTTCATCGTCGCTCGATTCTTCAACGGCGTCAAGCCCGCGTTCCTCATTCGCTTCGGTAATGGCGGGCATAGCCGGACCGTCGTCGGCAAGCGGAACAGCCGTCGATGATTCGATATCATCGATCGAGGGGGCGGAGATATCGGCACCGTCCATCGGGGCGGGAGCGGGTGACAGGTCATCGGTCGCGACGGTATCGCCGAGTATGTTCGCCAATTCACTTTCCGACAGCGATATGTCCTCGTTGTCATCGGAAGCGGTGAAAAATCCTTCTTTCTCTTCAGCCATATCCGTCCTTGCGTTACCGTTCATATGCGTCGTACGCGCGCGCCGTACGGCGGGCTATCCTTACCGTGCGATCCGCCGTGACAGGAGCGTTCAGATCGAAGTCGCGAGGCAGCATCCCGTCCGCCGTGACCCCGCCGCATTGGGCGAAGACCTCGCGCCATGGAGTGTTCTTCGGTACCCGATACGGTCCCGGTGCCGCAACCGCACCTGCTATCGATATCGTTACCATCTCTTTTTCGACGGATGCGGTCCATGCCCCCGCACATACCGTGAGCACCGCACCGGCTATAAGTGCACCGGCAACGAATACCCAGAAGAGCTCTCTCTTAATTATCGTCTCCTAGCTCAAATTCCTTGAAATCATTATATCTGTTCAGGGGGCACGTGTCAAGACAAGTGCCGTATTCACAAGGGATTTCCCTTGATTTTCTCAAGGATATTCCAAAGAAATGCACACGTGCACAGGCATGCGCAAGCGCTACTTGACGGCAAAGAGGTATGGAAATATACTGTCCGCCACAACAGTAACAAGGGAAAACCATTGGAACGATTCATCCCCAGCATCGTCGGTTCGGCCGTTGCACGAGTGCGCCGCCTTTTCGGGATACCGTCCGCGGGACACCGCGGCATACGGACCGTCTATTTCGGCCTTCGAGTGCGATTCCTCGCACTGCTATGTCTCATCGCCTTTGTGATCATTACGGTGCTCACCGCCCTCCTCTATTTCAATCAGCGAGAACGGCTTGCAGCCGAAAAAGCGGCGAAAGCGATGACGCTTACCCGCATACTCGGCGAAAGCGCTGAATTCTATCTCGACCGCGTAGTGACGATAAGCGATGAAGAGCGCACGCTGAAATACAATACAATGAAGGACGACGCGCTGAACTTCAAACGATACAACAGCGATATCGTCAAAGTGATGCTCGCGGACGATAAGGGTCTGATGCGATACAGCACCGACGGGGGCGATTATTCCCTGCGCACCCCGCCCCCCTCTATCGCAGCAACGCTGGCCGCACGGGACGAGGAGCTTAAGACATTCGACTTCGCCGAACGGGACAAGCGGGCAAAGAAGAAGACACGCTACCGCGTGGTATGCGTGCCGATACTCCTGCATCGCGGGAATGTCGTCGATATACTGGGGGATTTCACCCGCTACTACGACCGCTTTCAGGACGCCGACCGTGCGAAGAAGCGCGATATCTATCTTGTGCTCTGGCAGAAATACAGGGCCACGCTCGGCGCCGCGTTCGATCCGGCGAAGAACCGGGATGAAAAGCCGGATACGGTGAGCCGTATGAATGACATCGACTTTGTTTTTCTCAGGCTCTTCGGCAGCATCATGATATCGCGCGACAAGCGGATCAAGAGCGGCGAACGATGGCTCTGGAGCGATGAATGGCTCTTCGCGCAGAAAAAAATAAAACTGAAGGCGTATCGCGACGATGCGCCCGCCAAGGCGAAAGAGGCGCAGGATGTCGTCGTTGCGCGCATGCGTTCG from Spirochaetota bacterium includes these protein-coding regions:
- a CDS encoding SLBB domain-containing protein produces the protein MLTVCAGAWTASVEKEMVTISIAGAVAAPGPYRVPKNTPWREVFAQCGGVTADGMLPRDFDLNAPVTADRTVRIARRTARAYDAYER
- a CDS encoding adenylate/guanylate cyclase domain-containing protein, with product MERFIPSIVGSAVARVRRLFGIPSAGHRGIRTVYFGLRVRFLALLCLIAFVIITVLTALLYFNQRERLAAEKAAKAMTLTRILGESAEFYLDRVVTISDEERTLKYNTMKDDALNFKRYNSDIVKVMLADDKGLMRYSTDGGDYSLRTPPPSIAATLAARDEELKTFDFAERDKRAKKKTRYRVVCVPILLHRGNVVDILGDFTRYYDRFQDADRAKKRDIYLVLWQKYRATLGAAFDPAKNRDEKPDTVSRMNDIDFVFLRLFGSIMISRDKRIKSGERWLWSDEWLFAQKKIKLKAYRDDAPAKAKEAQDVVVARMRSLARQIEDVRRLGALAVMFNFDIMQSDIDRGFQYVIRVALIMVIVSAIAFLIMLTVMIRNIKTLERWALSVAGGDLSSPAPIRENDEIGRLRDVFTYMLGEMKAKYHLEKYVSASTRAHVKAASDDIELGTTGRKQFAFLFSDVRGFTSFSEKNDPSVVVEVLNLYLELQSNIIKKHRGDIDDYVGDQIMAHFSGEHSVDRALQCASDIIDAMSAENRVRGRKKLPTFDVGIGVHAGDVVVGNIGSRFRMDFACIGDTVNLGSRLCANAPAGEIIVSAAALDMAKERFRTKRLPPLTVKGKAAPIAVVRLLP